From the Lolium rigidum isolate FL_2022 chromosome 2, APGP_CSIRO_Lrig_0.1, whole genome shotgun sequence genome, one window contains:
- the LOC124686340 gene encoding uncharacterized protein LOC124686340, whose translation MPSLQKALPPELADNALRLYRECLRRAKFIGSQQHNTGLLVSMVRQQFKKNMHETDPEKMQKMKDDAARGLINHIIYESEKMTGRKFSG comes from the exons ATGCCTTCACTTCAAAAAGCTTTACCTCCAGAACTTGCTGATAATGCGCTCAGA TTATACCGCGAGTGCTTAAGGAGGGCTAAGTTCATTGGTAGTCAG CAACACAACACCGGGCTTCTTGTTTCTATGGTGAGGCAGCAGTTCAAGAAAAACATGCACGAAACTGATCCAGAGAAGATGCAGAAAATGAAGGATGA TGCGGCAAGGGGACTTATCAACCACATTATATACGAGTCCGAGAAGATGACAGGGCGCAAGTTCTCGGGTTAA